From a single Streptomyces sp. NBC_00377 genomic region:
- a CDS encoding DUF1775 domain-containing protein, with product MSTPTRPSARTGRRLVLAAAVALTAGLALATPAAAHAEVEADKPQALAENVTLSFVSEAESEAAGFTELRVVLPEGIVPADVTLGEGPKGWKFTATKDGYTVAGPALKAGVDAEHKIRIRQLPDAEELAFKTVETYSDGEISRWIELPADGKEAEQPAPLLKLKAAAPGAKAVGPSPTAAQSATAGAAAPTPSAAAPSAAASAADTSSAAADTASDEESGMSSATLVTGIVVVLLVLGGGAWWLLRRRTASSGES from the coding sequence GTGTCCACGCCCACCCGTCCGTCGGCGCGTACCGGCCGTCGTCTCGTCCTCGCCGCCGCCGTCGCGCTGACGGCCGGCCTCGCCCTGGCCACCCCGGCCGCCGCGCACGCCGAGGTCGAGGCCGACAAGCCCCAGGCCCTGGCCGAGAACGTCACCCTGAGCTTCGTGTCCGAGGCCGAGTCCGAGGCCGCCGGCTTCACCGAACTGCGCGTCGTCCTGCCCGAGGGGATCGTCCCCGCGGACGTCACCCTCGGCGAGGGCCCCAAGGGCTGGAAGTTCACAGCCACCAAGGACGGCTACACCGTCGCCGGCCCGGCGCTGAAGGCCGGTGTCGACGCCGAGCACAAGATCAGGATCCGGCAGCTGCCGGACGCCGAGGAGCTAGCGTTCAAGACCGTCGAGACCTACAGCGACGGGGAGATCTCCCGCTGGATCGAACTGCCCGCGGACGGCAAGGAGGCCGAGCAGCCTGCGCCGCTTCTGAAGCTGAAGGCCGCGGCCCCCGGCGCCAAGGCGGTCGGTCCCAGCCCCACGGCGGCGCAGAGCGCGACAGCCGGTGCGGCCGCCCCCACTCCCTCCGCCGCCGCTCCCTCCGCCGCCGCGAGCGCGGCGGACACCTCGTCGGCTGCCGCTGACACTGCCTCCGACGAGGAGAGCGGCATGTCGTCCGCCACCCTGGTCACCGGCATCGTCGTCGTCCTGCTCGTGCTCGGCGGCGGAGCCTGGTGGCTGCTCAGGCGCCGGACCGCCTCCTCCGGCGAGAGCTGA
- a CDS encoding TetR/AcrR family transcriptional regulator, translating to MAEPKARGPYAKTAARKAEIVRAARDSFAENGYANASLRDIAERAGITHAGLLHHFRNKDELLTEVLARRDAEEWRQGLEEVEGPHQLAPYLGGLMRHHQQAPELMRLWIELAAAASRPDHPAHTYFVERYERGRIQFADGLDDETARGSLRESISPESAAVLFHAVLNGLQLQWVLDQDLDIVGPVTDFVRLLFDDGHADE from the coding sequence GTGGCTGAGCCAAAGGCGCGGGGGCCGTACGCCAAGACAGCAGCCCGCAAGGCCGAGATCGTACGAGCGGCACGCGACAGCTTCGCCGAGAACGGCTACGCCAATGCCTCCCTGCGAGACATCGCCGAGCGAGCCGGCATCACGCACGCCGGCCTCCTGCACCACTTCCGCAACAAGGACGAACTCCTCACCGAGGTGCTCGCCCGCCGTGACGCGGAGGAATGGCGGCAGGGCCTGGAGGAGGTGGAAGGACCGCACCAGCTCGCCCCCTATCTCGGCGGTCTCATGCGCCACCACCAGCAGGCGCCGGAGCTGATGCGCCTGTGGATCGAGCTCGCCGCGGCCGCCTCACGCCCGGATCATCCCGCCCACACCTACTTCGTCGAGCGCTACGAGCGCGGGCGCATCCAGTTCGCCGACGGCCTCGACGACGAGACCGCCCGCGGCAGTCTGCGGGAAAGCATCAGCCCCGAGAGCGCGGCGGTCCTCTTCCACGCCGTACTCAACGGGCTCCAGTTGCAGTGGGTTCTCGACCAGGACCTCGACATCGTCGGGCCCGTCACCGACTTCGTACGCCTGCTCTTCGACGACGGCCACGCCGACGAGTGA